In Mixophyes fleayi isolate aMixFle1 chromosome 11, aMixFle1.hap1, whole genome shotgun sequence, one DNA window encodes the following:
- the LOC142107844 gene encoding serine protease inhibitor swm-1-like, whose amino-acid sequence MATTSMHQLMTIGVTFVLLNALTTTNSESPIMCEENKEFLECGSACPTNCSHYDVPPGCTKQCVRGCFCMEDYLPNESGVCVLKKLCESCKGNTVYSGCGTACPTTCDNMFDTGEKDCLAVCKIGCVCKPGYVLLNEKEESCVLPKDCPCKNSGQ is encoded by the exons ATGGCAACGACATCTATGCACCAACTGATGACTATTG GTGTGACCTTCGTGCTGTTAAATGCACTGACAACAACTAATTCAGAAA gccCAATTATGTGTGAAGAGAACAAAGAATTTCTTGAGTGTGGAAGTGCCTGTCCTACAAACTGTAGCCACTACGACGTACCTCCTGGCTGTACCAAGCAGTGTGTCCGTGGCTGTTTCTGCATGGAGGACTACCTACCGAATGAATCAGGAGTCTGTGTACTGAAGAAGCTGTGTGAGTCCTGTAAAGGGAACACAGTATACTCAGGCTGTGGCACTGCTTGCCCTACGACGTGTGACAATATGTTTGATACCGGAGAGAAAGATTGTCTTGCAGTATGCAAAATAGGCTGTGTCTGTAAGCCAGGGTACGTGCTTCTGAATGAGAAAGAAGAGTCCTGTGTGCTTCCTAAGGATTGCCCATGCAAGAATTCAGGGCAATAA
- the LOC142107843 gene encoding cysteine-rich venom protein 1-like: MATTSMHQLMTIGVTFLLLNALTANSKTTPTKCGENKEFKECGSACPTNCSQWDAPPACTKQCVRGCFCTEDYLPNDSGHCVLKKLCESCKGKGNTTYTGCGSSCPMTCSKLRDTEERACITVCVKGCFCKPGYVFLDGKESCVLPEDCPHKNSGQ, from the exons ATGGCAACGACATCAATGCACCAACTGATGACTATTG GTGTAACCTTCCTGCTATTAAATGCACTAACAGCTAATTCAAAAA ccaCACCTACTAAGTGTGGAGAGAACAAAGAATTTAAAGAGTGTGGAAGTGCCTGTCCTACAAACTGTAGCCAATGGGATGCACCTCCTGCCTGTACCAAGCAGTGTGTCCGAGGCTGTTTCTGCACGGAGGACTACCTACCGAATGACTCAGGACACTGTGTGCTGAAGAAGCTGTGCGAGTCTTGTAAAGGTAAAGGGAACACAACGTACACAGGCTGTGGATCCAGTTGTCCCATGACATGCAGCAAGTTACGTGATACCGAAGAAAGAGCTTGCATAACAGTATGCGTAAAAGGCTGTTTCTGTAAGCCAGGATACGTGTTTCTGGATGGGAAAGAGTCCTGTGTGCTTCCTGAGGATTGCCCACACAAGAATTCAGGGCAATAA